A genome region from Penicillium psychrofluorescens genome assembly, chromosome: 3 includes the following:
- a CDS encoding uncharacterized protein (ID:PFLUO_004459-T1.cds;~source:funannotate), with protein MGWLPWSSSSSSAADKKASDGGRIAPDRSSRAKCYEGRDLFFSCLDRNDILDGIKDDKEARRKCAKEVAQFEEACSQAWVKYFKEKRVMEFNRDKTIERIQKEDADKVQELKSKGWGASK; from the exons ATGGGCTGGCTCCcgtggtcctcctcctcctcgtcggccgcCGACAAAAAAGCCTCTGACGGCGGCCGCATCGCGCCAGACCGAAGCAGCCGCGCCAAGTGCTACGAAGGCCGggatctcttcttcagctgcctGGACCGGAACGATATCCTCGACGGCATCAAGGATGATAAGGAGGCACGGAGGAAGTGCGCGAAGGAGGTTGCGCAGTTTGAAGAGGCTTGTTCACAGGCTTGG GTGAAATATTTCAAGGAGAAGCGCGTGATGGAGTTTAATCGGGACAAGACGATTGAGCGCATTCAGAAGGAGGATGCGGATAAGGTGCAGGAACTGAAGTCGAAGGGCTGGGGAGCGTCAAAATAG
- a CDS encoding uncharacterized protein (ID:PFLUO_004460-T1.cds;~source:funannotate), translating to MPPRRRHPAGARTDLPPLLIIRKILLLQIAWYVCATVLILFTTVVYGAPFSLDLVFGWDYLRGDTTVGWILGLVWMLNCFISVIFLLLFVSRSKLVPDFALTIHFLHLVATTFYTRSLPANLLWWALQCFSASMMTFMGMWACQWRELRPISFGGIGSGSSNTDGHAAGSSSHAPADGQQESSFGRGRGRERSINVGMGEYELDELKGDHAV from the exons ATGCCCCCGCGCCGGCGTCACCCAGCGGGGGCGCGAACCGACCTCCCGCCActgctcatcatccgcaagATCCTCTTGCTCCAGATCGCCTGGTATGTCTGCGCGACGGTCCTGATCCTGTTCACGACAGTGGTGTACGGTGCGCCCTTCTcgctggatctggtcttTGGATGGGACTATCTGCGCGGGGATACCACAGTCGGGTGGATATTGGGGTTGGTGTGGATGTTGAACTGCTTCATCAG TGTGAttttcctcctcctcttcgtgTCCCGCTCCAAACTTGTTCCCGACTTCGCTCTCACAATCCACTTCCTCCACCTCGTCGCCACAACGTTCTACACCCGCTCTCTGCCCGCGAATCTCCTCTGGTGGGCTCTGCAGTGTTTCAGCGCGTCTATGATGACGTTCATGGGGATGTGGGCTTGTCAGTGGCGCGAGCTGAGGCCCATCAGTTTCGGCGGTATTGGAAGTGGCAGTAGCAACACCGACGGCCACGCAGCGGGGTCATCATCTCACGCGCCTGCTGATGGGCAGCAAGAGTCGAGTTTTGGTCGCGGGCGGGGCCGAGAGCGCAGTATTAATGTTGGGATGGGGGAGTATGAGCTGGATGAGTTGAAGGGTGACCACGCTGTGTGA